A single region of the Agromyces sp. Leaf222 genome encodes:
- a CDS encoding biotin/lipoate A/B protein ligase family protein: MHGEYKVPGGKLVVVDFDVVDGVIRSPRVAGDFFLEPDEALADLDASLDGLAAASDAKTIAAAVAAGLRPDAVMLGFSPEAIAVAVRRALTDATSWSNYEWEVIHDPAVSPRVHLALDEVLATRVGDGRRKPTLRFWEWDESAVVIGSFQSVKNEVDPEGAERNGFDVVRRISGGGAMMMEQGNVVTYSLYVPAELVQGMSFADSYAFLDDWVLQGLRSIGIEATYQPLNDIASPLGKIGGAAQKRLGSGGVLHHVTMAYDLDNEKMLEVLRIGREKISDKGIASAAKRVDPLRSQTGLSRGAIIEALIQTFTSLYGATPGAVAPDELAEAEALAESKFATKEWLYRVP; this comes from the coding sequence ATGCACGGTGAGTACAAGGTCCCCGGTGGAAAGCTCGTGGTCGTCGACTTCGACGTCGTCGACGGCGTGATCCGCTCGCCCCGCGTCGCGGGCGACTTCTTCCTCGAGCCCGACGAGGCGCTCGCAGACCTCGACGCGTCCCTCGACGGCCTGGCCGCGGCATCTGATGCCAAGACCATCGCCGCCGCCGTCGCCGCGGGGCTTCGACCAGACGCGGTGATGCTCGGATTCTCGCCCGAGGCGATCGCGGTCGCCGTTCGACGTGCGCTGACGGATGCCACGAGCTGGTCGAACTACGAGTGGGAGGTCATCCACGACCCGGCCGTGTCGCCGCGCGTGCACCTCGCGCTCGACGAGGTGCTCGCCACCCGCGTGGGCGACGGGCGCCGCAAGCCGACCCTGCGCTTCTGGGAGTGGGACGAGTCGGCCGTCGTCATCGGCAGCTTCCAGTCCGTGAAGAACGAGGTCGACCCAGAGGGCGCCGAGCGCAACGGCTTCGACGTCGTGCGTCGCATCTCGGGCGGCGGCGCGATGATGATGGAACAGGGCAACGTCGTCACCTACTCGCTCTACGTGCCGGCCGAGCTCGTGCAGGGCATGAGCTTCGCCGACTCCTACGCATTCCTCGACGACTGGGTGCTGCAGGGCCTGCGCTCGATCGGCATCGAGGCGACCTACCAGCCGTTGAACGACATCGCGAGCCCGCTCGGCAAGATCGGCGGCGCCGCGCAGAAGCGCCTCGGCTCGGGCGGCGTGCTGCACCACGTGACCATGGCGTACGACCTCGACAACGAGAAGATGCTCGAGGTGCTGCGCATCGGCCGCGAGAAGATCAGCGACAAGGGCATCGCCTCGGCGGCGAAGCGCGTCGACCCGCTGCGCTCGCAGACCGGGCTCAGCCGCGGCGCGATCATCGAGGCGCTCATCCAGACGTTCACCTCGCTCTACGGCGCGACGCCCGGCGCCGTCGCTCCCGACGAGCTCGCCGAGGCCGAGGCGCTCGCCGAGTCGAAGTTCGCGACGAAGGAGTGGCTCTACCGCGTGCCGTGA
- a CDS encoding site-specific DNA-methyltransferase: MEPVTHDEPDRIIHADNLAVLPTFPDGRFTLIYLDPPFNTGRAQTRRSTSHVRVEANDDATRSPGSKPAAGTITGFAGKRYERIRGDLLRYDDRFDDYWGFLEPRLVEAWRLLADDGTLYLHLDYREAHYAKVLLDALFGRECFLNELIWAYDYGAKAKRKWPTKHDTILVYVKNPSAYWFDSTAVDREPYMAPGLVTPEKAVLGKLPTDVWWHTIVSPTGREKTGYPTQKPEGILRRIVQASTREGDWVLDFFAGSGTTGAVAATLGRRFVLVDENAEAIAVMRARFANIEGVEFA, encoded by the coding sequence CTGGAGCCCGTGACCCACGACGAGCCCGACCGCATCATCCACGCGGACAACCTCGCCGTGCTGCCGACGTTCCCCGACGGGCGTTTCACGCTCATCTACCTCGATCCGCCGTTCAACACGGGGCGGGCGCAGACCCGGCGCTCCACCAGCCACGTCAGGGTCGAGGCGAACGATGACGCGACGCGATCGCCGGGTTCCAAGCCCGCTGCCGGAACCATTACCGGGTTCGCGGGCAAGCGCTACGAGCGCATCCGAGGCGACCTGCTGCGCTACGACGACCGGTTCGACGACTACTGGGGATTCCTCGAACCGCGCCTCGTCGAGGCCTGGCGACTGCTCGCCGACGACGGCACCCTGTACCTGCACCTCGACTACCGCGAGGCGCACTACGCGAAGGTGCTGCTCGACGCCCTGTTCGGGCGCGAGTGCTTCCTCAACGAGCTGATCTGGGCCTACGACTACGGCGCGAAGGCGAAGCGAAAGTGGCCGACGAAGCACGACACGATCCTCGTGTACGTGAAGAACCCGTCGGCGTACTGGTTCGACTCGACCGCCGTCGACCGCGAGCCCTACATGGCGCCCGGGCTCGTGACGCCGGAGAAGGCCGTGCTCGGCAAGCTGCCGACCGACGTCTGGTGGCACACGATCGTGTCCCCGACGGGGCGTGAGAAGACCGGCTACCCGACGCAGAAGCCCGAGGGCATCCTGCGCCGTATCGTGCAGGCGTCGACGCGCGAGGGTGACTGGGTGCTCGACTTCTTCGCCGGCTCGGGCACGACGGGAGCCGTCGCGGCGACGCTCGGGCGACGCTTCGTGCTCGTCGACGAGAACGCCGAGGCGATCGCCGTCATGCGGGCGCGGTTCGCGAACATCGAGGGCGTCGAGTTCGCCTGA
- a CDS encoding MDR family MFS transporter: MTHRQILLVIFGLMSAMFLSALDQTIVGTSMRTIADDLGGLELQAWVTTAYLITATITTPIYGKLSDLFGRRPLFIIAIGIFLLGSLLSGMSTSMYELAIFRAIQGIGAGGLMALPLAIMGDILAPRERAKYQGYFLAVFGVSSVIGPLIGGLLSGTEEILGVAGWRWVFLVNLPVGAVALFMVIRYLHVPRFHSDRKVRIDWWGATFVVVALVPLLIVAEQGSEWGWGSAWAIGCYVVGAIGIVVFILVEISMKQDALLPMKLFRIPTFSVVAGLGLLVGFAMFGAMMTIPLYLQLVEGATPAESGLLMLPMILGLMVSSIASGQIIARTGRYRMFPIIGTALMAAGYLWLTNLTADQDIWFIMVGMAIIGLGLGQLMQTLTIASQNAVTARDMGVATSASTFFRQIGGTLGTAVFFSLLFSRLAETLTAAFSDPALIGPMTEAMQDPAVQADPANAEILALLGTQDPAKIGAALDTDSSFLVGADPRLAEPFLVGFNDATVSVYWLGFIIALAAFAVAWFVPALPLRQVSAMQEEADASAAEAVAVAQIGVAEELDEARDLRDAEHRADAASGRHAMAGALGDEPEIDEVAHRAARLAGSPIEPTTTGSMHAIDGDGSPGRR, translated from the coding sequence ATGACGCACCGGCAGATCCTGCTGGTGATCTTCGGACTCATGTCCGCCATGTTCCTGTCCGCACTCGACCAGACCATCGTGGGCACGTCGATGCGCACGATCGCCGACGACCTCGGCGGCCTCGAGCTGCAGGCGTGGGTGACCACGGCCTACCTCATCACGGCCACGATCACGACGCCGATCTACGGCAAGCTGAGCGACCTGTTCGGCCGGCGCCCGCTGTTCATCATCGCGATCGGGATCTTCCTGCTCGGCTCGCTGCTCTCGGGCATGTCGACGTCGATGTACGAGCTCGCGATCTTCCGCGCCATCCAGGGCATCGGCGCCGGCGGCCTCATGGCACTGCCGCTCGCGATCATGGGCGACATCCTCGCCCCCCGCGAGCGTGCGAAGTACCAGGGGTACTTCCTCGCGGTCTTCGGCGTCTCGAGCGTCATCGGGCCGCTGATCGGCGGCCTGCTCTCGGGCACGGAGGAGATCCTCGGCGTGGCCGGCTGGCGGTGGGTGTTCCTGGTGAACCTGCCGGTCGGCGCGGTCGCGTTGTTCATGGTCATCCGGTACCTGCACGTGCCGCGGTTCCATTCGGATCGCAAGGTGCGCATCGACTGGTGGGGCGCGACCTTCGTGGTCGTCGCGCTCGTGCCGCTGCTCATCGTGGCCGAGCAGGGCAGCGAATGGGGCTGGGGTTCTGCGTGGGCGATCGGATGCTACGTGGTCGGCGCGATCGGCATCGTCGTCTTCATCCTCGTCGAGATCTCGATGAAGCAGGACGCCCTGCTGCCGATGAAGCTCTTCCGCATCCCGACGTTCTCGGTCGTGGCCGGGCTCGGCCTGCTCGTCGGATTCGCGATGTTCGGTGCGATGATGACGATCCCGCTGTACCTGCAGCTCGTCGAGGGCGCGACGCCGGCCGAGAGCGGCCTGCTGATGCTGCCGATGATCCTCGGACTCATGGTCTCCTCCATCGCCAGCGGCCAGATCATCGCGCGCACCGGCCGGTACCGGATGTTCCCGATCATCGGCACCGCACTCATGGCCGCCGGATACCTGTGGCTGACGAACCTCACCGCCGATCAGGACATCTGGTTCATCATGGTCGGCATGGCCATCATCGGCCTCGGCCTCGGCCAGCTCATGCAGACGCTCACCATCGCCAGCCAGAACGCCGTCACCGCGCGCGACATGGGCGTCGCGACGAGCGCGTCGACGTTCTTCCGCCAGATCGGCGGCACGCTCGGCACCGCGGTGTTCTTCTCGCTGCTGTTCTCGCGCCTCGCCGAGACGCTCACGGCCGCCTTCAGCGACCCCGCGCTGATCGGGCCGATGACCGAGGCCATGCAGGACCCGGCCGTGCAGGCCGATCCCGCGAACGCCGAGATCCTCGCGCTGCTCGGCACGCAGGACCCGGCGAAGATCGGCGCGGCGCTCGACACCGACAGCTCGTTCCTCGTTGGCGCCGACCCGCGACTGGCCGAGCCGTTCCTCGTCGGCTTCAACGACGCGACGGTCTCGGTCTACTGGCTGGGCTTCATCATCGCGCTTGCCGCGTTCGCGGTGGCCTGGTTCGTGCCGGCACTGCCGTTGCGACAGGTGTCCGCGATGCAGGAGGAGGCCGACGCGAGCGCCGCAGAGGCGGTGGCCGTCGCGCAGATCGGCGTCGCCGAGGAACTCGACGAGGCGAGGGACCTTCGCGATGCCGAGCACCGAGCGGATGCCGCATCCGGGCGCCACGCGATGGCCGGCGCGCTCGGCGACGAACCCGAGATCGACGAGGTCGCGCACCGGGCGGCGCGACTCGCCGGGTCGCCGATCGAGCCGACGACGACGGGATCGATGCACGCGATCGACGGGGACGGCTCGCCCGGGCGTCGCTGA